The genomic window CGATTCGGCCTAGTGCCAGGCGCTTAAACATCCTCGGTCTGGAGCCGAGTGGAGGGGTTCACGACTCGCAGATCTCGCCCCGCCCAGGACCATGATAAGCGCCGTACGGTAGCGATTTCGCCTCGTGCATTTTCCTCCGGCCGAATGCAAAGGAGCTCCCGTTGCGTGCGGGGGACATGCAGTCAGTGCTCACACCCGGGGTCCGTGGACACCGAAGAGCAAACGACGCACCCTCCAGGGTCATCCGGCAACAACCGAGCTCGACAGAATCATCACTGGTGGCGGGACAAGGTGACTGCTTTGAAACTACACCACGCTTTCAGAATGTGTTTTAAGGAGTAGACATTGTTCTCTAGGGTGGCCAGAGGATGCTGCAAAATGCAAGGCATCAAGTTAGATGTTTGTTGAAGTTAAGACGCAACGTTATCCATGAAGACTCCAGCATCATCAAATCACTTCGAGACGTGTTCGACAAGACTCTACTTCCGGTTTTCAGACGATTTGTGTTAACCCGACGAACTATGAATGATGCGTACTGGAGGGCCATCAAAACCCTACAGGGTAGCATCGAAAATTTACTCAAGTCTATGTCACTGTCGACGTTGCCACCTTTCTCGTCCGATATAAACACTTGGAAGTCCCAAACTCATCGATAACACCCAGTCGTTAAAGGTATCCAAGGAATAAGTTTGCTTAAACCAAAGAGTCGTAGGGCTGATCGAGCTTGAATCCTCCAGCCCGAAGGCTCTGAAACAGTTCCTTCGGGTCATATTTGGCGGTTGCCTCCCGCATCAGCCTGAGCGATTCGGCACCGTAGCTGCCCACTGGGTTTTGGAATTGGCTCGCGTAGTTGAGGTAGAGATATTCATTATCCTTTCCCAGATCCTGCACCTTCTTCTTTGTTGCTGTAAGAATCTTGTGGATGAGCTTGTAGACAAGTACGGCACCCTTGGGATCGTCAAACCGCATCGCAGGGTTGAACAAGAGCAGGGGCTCGTCCGATTCGCCGAGAGACCCCATGATATTGCCACCATGTCGCTCGCGGGCGAAGCGACGCATGTTGGGTGAAATTGTCTGGATGCACCCAGTAGGGGAGAATCCTGCGACTTGGCCAGTGGCGAGTAGTTTGTTGGACTCGTCCATGAAGGTATCAACGTAGAAGCGGAGAAGCTCAGGGTCGTGTTTGGTGATAAGAACCCAATACGAGTTGTAGTTGCCACGAGGGGAGAGATTAGACATGCTCATTGTCAGATCAGACATATTGCGTATGCCCGTCTCGTCGACAACAGCGGGCAAAGCCATGAAAGGTTTCATCATGTCGGGTGGAGAGTTCTTGACGGCAACTCCGTACTCCGAATCATTTGCGAATATCCAATTGCCCTCATAAAGGCCTGTGTTTATGACGACTGATACGTGCGGGTCTTTTCTCGTTGACACAGTAGCGTATTCGTGAAAGGCGTCGAGGAGGCTATCGAGATGTTCCAGTGTCTGGGCTCTCATGCCACCCCACATGCCCTTATATGGGACCGAGTCGAGCGTAAAGGATGTCACGATGCCGAAGTTGGCGCCTCCATCACGGAGGACCTTGAATAGATCTGCGTTTCGGGTTGCGCTTGCGGTTGTGACTGTGCCGTTGGCGAGGACGAGTTCGTACGACCGGATGTTCTCCGTTCCCCAACCGTATTCATTTGATAAGAAGGATATTCCGCCTGGACTCGGTCAATATGGTCAGTCTCATGAAGACAGCGCTTTAATGCTCAACATCTGCCCACTTACCTGCCAGTAGAaagccaccaacaccaacatccgCATCACGCCCTCCAATCACCGTGATCCCGAGTGGTTCAAGCGCAGTATAAACATCCACCCACCGCAACCCTGGCCCTAAGGTGACAGTATCGCGGCCCTCTGAAACCTCAATATGATCAAGCTTCACAAGATCAATGCCCAGGCCTCCGTCAACGCTCGACTCCCCGCTGAACCTACCGTGGCCTCCGCTCTTGATGGCGAAGGGACAAGATGCATATTGGGCGACGATGACGGCGAGGGATACGTCACCAGCGTTTGCAGGCTGGTAGACACATTTCTGGGAGGTCGTGGCTTGTGCCTTATCCCAATAGGTGTAACGTGCCTTCTCGTATGCTGCTGTGCTCGGGTAGTGGACTTGGCCGGGGCGGATCGTAGAAAGGAGGTCACACTATAGGGCGCTGTTAGATGAAGTAAAGAGATGATGTAGCTACGGTAGGAAGGAAGAAATCGCAGGCGAGTAACGTACCGCGACAGGACAAGAAGAGTCGGCGAAGGAAGAGAGAGGTTGGTCTGGAAATACGACCTGCTGGTCAAGGTCGGCGGCTCTGCCTGGTTGACATGACTGTGTTATCATGGCTAAGAGCCAGCCGCCGTATGACAGCTTGTTCTTCGGTGACTTGACCATTATATAGACTATCGGGATAGTACACAAGACGCGACTAGTAAGGCAGGGAGGCGCTCAGAGCGGAGTATTAATTTAGGACCCTCGGGTTTTGCTGGATCATCTAACGCCAGAACTCTGACTCCTATATACCCGTGCTGCATCACGATTTCCTCCCCTCCCGCCCTATCCCCCTGGCAATGGACATGGCGCTTAGATATGCTCCACTTCACGGCACCCTCGGGATCCAATCTCGAGCCCTGTTCGATTGGTCAAATTCTCGTAACAAAATGGAAGCGATCAGCGCTTAAATTGTATCCACTCAGCTTGACAAGCTACGACTTAGGCCAACAGGTACAGGAGACGACCCTGTGTAGTTTAGTGAGTTGGCCTATCACCCATGCATGAGGTTGTTTGGCAACGGTCCTTCTCCTGCTGTCTTCCGAGCTCTATTGAGGAATCTCAAGTTGGAGCCAGATAGCGCGAGTTCTCATGAAGATGGTATGGAAAGTGAGAATATGGGCTGGTTTGGCTCCTCAAATATCGAGCCATACTCATCTCGGCATCACCATCTCCCTGTTCACAGTATGAGACCAAGGTGCATGGCGAGCTTCGACGCCCTCATTAACCCATAAACCACCAAGTGTTGCTCCACAAAACTGCCCACATGGCTTGGCTAATTGGAACAGAAGGCACAAAATATAAAGACCGACTAATGGCCGTGGCTTTCCAGAAGCACCAGAAACTAGTACCTATAATATCACCCATTCCCTAACCAAAGCAATATGCCTCGCTCTCTCCAACAGTCTTCGATATTCCATCTAGTCCAAACACATCATCAGGGGCATCCCAAATGCCCTTCAGTAGCTCTATCCCTCTGGACACAATCCCCATCGGGGGACTAAACTTTCCCAGGTTCGCCAgaagcctctgcctctgctttGGAGACTGCGTGTACGACCCAATAATAACCGTCGGCCACCAGGTGGTGTTCTCCCAGGTTGTCCCTGCCACCCGATCGATCATATCGAGCGACTCCTCAACGATTGGCTGCGTCGCCACAACGAGACGGTCATGATCCTCCTTATGCCGTAGGTATGCCGAGTAGAGGAACAGCAAGAGGGAGTTTTGTATGATATAAGCTGATGCAACCATAGGTGACATGTCCGTATTACGAGCTGTCTCGACCTCCTCGCGCGCAGCTCTCTCCTCTGGTCCCTGGAAACCGCCTAGAGCGTTGAACCATGTCTCTGTATGCTTATAATGCATCTCACACGGCTCCTGAAGCGGCTCCCACGACGAGATGCGACGCAATAGCCTCGTAAACTCCGCCGCACACCCGAGATCCCTCCCCGTCGAAATCTCTAGTTCCCGCGTCGAATAGAACTTGTGGAGAGCGGGAATCATCTCGTAGAGATCGGCAGCGCACCCGAAATACGCCCCAAATGTCTCGTAACTCTTGAGCAGCGTGAATCGGCCCTCGTGGATTAGCTTGACCAGCTCGATCGAGTCGTTGCCGCTCCGGTCGCCCGGTCGAGGGAAGCGCAGACTGGAGAGAAACTGGAAGTGAGCTGTGTGTTCGAGGAGGTGAGCCACGAGTTCCATTTGGCTGTCTGTGTGTTTGGATTCGAGGACGCGAGCGACGGGGTAGCTTGCTCGCAGGTGTAGCTGCAAGGTTCCGTCGAAGTTTCCGCCGAGGCACTAATTGCAGGTTAGAATGGCATCGTAGGATGTGAAGGTACAACTCATTGCAGAACTGAGATGCCGCCATGATCAGAAGAGAGGTGGCAGAATAAGATAAGCCGGGGCGAGGGGGCATGAACACTGGACAAGCTCACCTCGTGCTCGGCTAACAGGCATGTCCCAAGCATCAGGCGCAGAGTATCATCACTCATCGTCGACCCGTTACCGCCCCAGTGTTGCAGGGCTAGCTGAAGGCCGGTGATCGAACGGAGGACATACTTGGTCATCGCCTGCTCGATCCCTTGAAGCTGATTGTCCGTCACGCCAGCTGCCAAGTGAACACTGCCCACGGCGAGGACCGCGTTCATGACAAGCCTATCCGACTCTGCTAGCTGGAGTACAGTGCTCTTCCACACATTGTTGGCACCGGGCTTCTGCGACATCATTCGGTCGGTGGTGTACTCGAGATAGAAGCGAAGGACTCCTTGGGACACGGAGTCGAGGGTGGACCATGTCCCGCCAAGCGAGGCGACAAGGGGAGGATGTGATTCATCTCCCTGACACGCTCGTTTGGATGGTTGGGTTAATGAAAATGATACAGAACTGCTACTCGAGATAGATGGTGGTTTTGTGACGGTTGGTGAAGCGGAGGAAAGGGGAGACTCGAGGTCTATCACGTCCTCGATGAATGAATCCACGTCAAAGTCCAGGGAGGGTATTTCTGACGGCGGGGATGTCGATGAacctgaagaagaaggaggaaaagtCGGCGAGGAAGGATTCGGCGGAGCAGCCGACACTGAAGGCGTTCTCGTCTTGTTCATCTGACTCGACACCTGGGAAAGACACTGGATAGCCTCCCGCGCAGGTGTGTCGCCCTCGATGCCCAGATTGAGGCGCCATGCAAACTCCTTTGACTGCGGCCATGAGCATGGCAGACCAAGTTTCTTGCAGCTTGTGCAGATGGGTTTCTCCTCAGTGCATTTCTTGCGCCGCAGGCGACAGCAAAGGCAGCCCGTCTTAGAGCGCGCGCGCCAGGGGCGGACGTTTGTGAGCGCCGGAGGAGGCATGGCGATGCGGTCGGCGCTTCCTTTCTGGGTCGAACTGCGTGTGAACTCCGGAAGCTGAGGAGGGATGCCAGAGATCGAGTGCCCCCTCCGTTGATTCATAGCAGGCAGAATGGCAAACATTCCAATCCGAAGCCGACAAGCTTCGGTTCCCCCGCATTTCGGATGCTATCCGGGGGGGAAGGGAGGATCCGGGGCCCGCGGCTGCCTTGTCCGTGCTGCGTCTTGGTAGTGCCAATGCTCTAGCTATATCTAGCTAGATGGAGCTCAATTCGGCTTCGCTGTTGGCCCGGCATTCTGGCGATCTCAATGCAACTCTTATCGGTCATTGGGCGTTTAGATAAGAGCGTAACCGGTAGATGCCCGTCGCTTGGATGTGCCGGCTCTCTTGTCCCAGACTCCTAGGGAGGCCCGAGCATCCGCGGAGGCCGTTTGACCGTCGGTCCAACTTTGCGTGATGCTGTTGGCGAGCAACGAATACGAATTCCATTGCTCCATCTGGGGCCTTTCATGATGCTCCCCCATGGCATGCCTTGTCGGCTTTGTCGGCTTATAAGGACTGCAATAGGCACCTCCTTGCCCAACAGCCACTAGCCGCACACATTCCAAGTTTGATTCGACGTTCTCTCACCTACCATGTGCAATTattttcctcctcggcggatCTCGCTTGGATTTGTTGCACTCTCTCTGCTTGCTGGCTTGGGCGAATCCAGCAGTTTCTCTGACGGCTTCCAGTCCCTCCAGGATTGGATCGGAATCTCGGGCAATGCCTCAGGTGGTGTATCAGTGCCCTTAAACGCTGCTGTAAAAATGAATTGCCCTTATCTTTTGGTTCAATGGTAGATGGCTGATGCTTGTGGCATACTGCCCGCTCTTATTGCAGTGCGACTTGCTATCGACCATCCAACCAGGCGAGACCCTCCCGCCCGGAACGGCCGCCTACGAGGGTGTGAGGGCCAAGTACTGGGACCGCTCCCAACGAGACTCAAGTCCCGCTTGCATCTTCCAGCCTCGCTCTGCGGCAGAAGTATCGCTCTCACTCGTCATCCTCAGACACACCAACACCCCCTTCGCCATTAAAAGCGGTGGCCACGGACAATGGCACGGCGAGTCCTCGATAGATGGGGGCGTCACCATTGACCTTGCCCGTATTTCTCACCTTGACCTAGGCGAGGA from Fusarium falciforme chromosome 2, complete sequence includes these protein-coding regions:
- a CDS encoding Fungal specific transcription factor domain-containing protein; its protein translation is MMSQKPGANNVWKSTVLQLAESDRLVMNAVLAVGSVHLAAGVTDNQLQGIEQAMTKYVLRSITGLQLALQHWGGNGSTMSDDTLRLMLGTCLLAEHECLGGNFDGTLQLHLRASYPVARVLESKHTDSQMELVAHLLEHTAHFQFLSSLRFPRPGDRSGNDSIELVKLIHEGRFTLLKSYETFGAYFGCAADLYEMIPALHKFYSTRELEISTGRDLGCAAEFTRLLRRISSWEPLQEPCEMHYKHTETWFNALGGFQGPEERAAREEVETARNTDMSPMVASAYIIQNSLLLFLYSAYLRHKEDHDRLVVATQPIVEESLDMIDRVAGTTWENTTWWPTVIIGSYTQSPKQRQRLLANLGKFSPPMGIVSRGIELLKGIWDAPDDVFGLDGISKTVGESEAYCFG